In Stomoxys calcitrans chromosome 2, idStoCalc2.1, whole genome shotgun sequence, the following proteins share a genomic window:
- the LOC106082195 gene encoding probable rRNA-processing protein EBP2 homolog, producing the protein MTELDMQETDSEYNSEDDSETELQEAFARGELKPGLNIEYEKPKEKVNNIPRLLARTDEIKTDLPWVERLDMVNDLAPLAPEMAVALEKHEQKRANLFKGNAKIPYVRPEEDPVLNDFKREMLFHRQAQAAVIEGIRRLHELGVKTKRPDDYFAEMAKSDEHMQKIRANLMAKQEGQAKSERIKQIREQRKMGKILAKQTKVQREMEKKEMLDKLKKFRKGKLKNLDFLEDAKALESKTKKSAEKRKQRDKKFGFGGKKKGAKRNTKSSAAGLENTKQPRRRVGSKAAPGNKRVGKARRLKNKSRK; encoded by the exons ATGACTGAATTGGACATGCAAGAAACAGATTCGGAATACAATTCGGAGGATGATTCTGAAACAGAG ttGCAAGAAGCCTTTGCTCGTGGAGAACTAAAACCTGGTCTTAATATAGAATATGAAAAGCCAAAAGAAAAAGTCAATAATATT CCTCGCCTCTTAGCTCGTACAGATGAAATAAAAACAGACCTACCATGGGTGGAGCGTTTAGACATGGTCAACGATTTGGCCCCCTTAGCCCCCGAAATGGCTGTTGCATTGGAAAAACATGAGCAAAAGCGGGCAAATTTATTCAAAGGTAACGCTAAGATTCCATATGTTCGTCCAGAAGAAGATCCTGTACTCAATGACTTCAAGCGGGAGATGCTGTTCCATCGTCAGGCTCAAGCCGCTGTTATAGAAGGTATACGACGTTTACATGAATTAGGTGTTAAAACAAAAAGACCTGATGATTACTTTGCTGAAAtggccaaatcagatgaacatATGCAAAAGATAAGAGCCAATCTAATGGCCAAACAAGAAGGTCAAGCCAAATCGGAACGTATTAAACAGATAAGAGAACAACGTAAAATGGGTAAAATATTGGCCAAGCAGACCAAAGTACAGCGTGAAATGGAAAAGAAAGAAATGTTGGATAAACTAAAGAAATTCCGCAAGGGTAAACTAAAGAATTTAGATTTTCTGGAAGATGCCAAAGCATTGGAGTCCAAAACCAAAAAGTCTGCAGAAAAGAGAAAACAGCGTGATAAGAAATTTGGCTTTGGTGGAAAAAAGAAAGGCGCAAAACGcaacaccaaatcttcagcagCTGGCTTGGAAAACACAAAACAGCCTAGACGCCGGGTAGGCTCTAAGGCAGCACCAGGCAACAAAAGAGTGGGTAAAGCAAGGAGATTAAAAAATAAGAGTAGAAAATAA
- the LOC106094860 gene encoding G patch domain-containing protein 4, with product MDFARKILGKYGWKEGEGLGKNNDGIAKPLRATLKFDNSGFGADQAAADFNNHWWERVFNDAANNVEVNKDGQSIKMNLKNAEDSVEISTKGYSLKKLKKAKAEKGSAAGGNVSASAYENFMQAATLTNKGGEIDNPDRIEAGEIEVTRVNVLTDEELFKACGGRTAHKGARHGLKLSGKLARLEQQEKELLAKMMSKKSVGVECLLKESNNVLVAEPSSSNEMEHKKKKKKRKNKDADSVSNDVTDKKNSIDSLEEISEDVTPLHVIADDEHERTKKSKKKKKRDESSSNTEEHEMPPVKKKKKSKRVDHNEEEMSNNMDEEKLHKKKKKKSKDNKQ from the coding sequence ATGGATTTTGCCCGTAAAATCCTTGGAAAATATGGTTGGAAAGAAGGTGAAGGTCTGGGCAAGAACAATGATGGCATTGCTAAACCCTTGAGAGCGACTCTTAAATTTGATAACTCTGGTTTTGGGGCGGACCAAGCTGCTGCAGACTTCAACAATCATTGGTGGGAAAGAGTATTCAATGATGCTGCCAACAATGTTGAAGTTAACAAAGATGGTCAGTCAATTAAAATGAATCTGAAAAATGCAGAAGATAGTGTTGAAATATCCACAAAGGGCTATTCAttgaaaaaactgaaaaaagcgAAAGCAGAAAAAGGATCCGCAGCAGGTGGTAATGTTTCTGCGAGTGCCTATGAGAATTTCATGCAGGCGGCTACTTTAACCAACAAAGGTGGTGAAATTGATAATCCTGATCGCATAGAGGCGGGTGAAATTGAAGTCACCCGTGTGAATGTATTGACCGATGAAGAACTCTTCAAAGCTTGCGGAGGCAGGACCGCTCACAAAGGCGCGCGGCATGGTTTAAAGTTAAGCGGCAAATTGGCAAGACTGGAACAGCAGGAAAAAGAACTCTTAGCTAAAATGATGTCTAAAAAATCTGTGGGAGTCGAATGTCTGCTGAAGGAATCAAACAATGTCTTGGTAGCAGAACCTTCCAGCAGCAATGAAATGGAacataaaaagaagaaaaagaaacgaaaaaatAAGGATGCAGACAGTGTTTCGAATGATGTTACAGATAAGAAAAATAGCATAGATAGTTTAGAGGAAATCTCCGAGGATGTAACACCTCTACATGTCATTGCCGACGATGAACATGAAAGaactaaaaaatctaaaaagaaaaaaaagcgtGATGAATCTTCTTCAAACACTGAGGAACATGAAATGCCTCCTgtcaagaagaaaaagaagtcCAAACGTGTTGATCATAATGAGGAGGAGATGAGTAATAATATGGATGAagaaaaattgcacaaaaagaaaaagaaaaaatcgaaagaTAATAAACAGTAG